From Penicillium digitatum chromosome 5, complete sequence, one genomic window encodes:
- a CDS encoding C2H2 transcription factor, putative, protein MVSQTQQGDFCLECNWEAFHIDGKAAVDPPGKALQHRWNCSSHETQTPLPHSEVDEACCDVDDCALDCGSMCGGFTGCDTSTVCSVTHCEDGNCDDDNCHDHHCNDTHCDANHCKDNCEVNHCDSIDPLCFEDHCCEGPASQDCGFDGLFGLNSSLSLETGGFPSMTMGNNSVGHTTKAMQHPFPGVIDPFQQESFISSYQTHATHCDQNVSNHFECHDFQKDWQGMFVAPPVPAQAEVNPAEVFHMLGMCSDFSICQDQHVPEPPQTGLETFEKPKIDTSDAFNCINPEHHHVHNHFKNPNDFNLQNIRKGPHRNHHRCRAHHHVHSHPYSHYSRHSRSCINSHLLSSPGETPPPLEVDSSSVLTTPDFSPADSKLHICKWATEIHGIKAACGATFADCGALQEHLVANHMNTVNGAKGNGYYCCWEGCHRPDDPFSQKSKLQGHFLTHSNYKNFSCSVCGKAFARQATLDRHERSHRGDKPYKCKHCGKSFTDSSELKTHSRTHTGEKPFKCTWPGCTFTTGDSSNMSSHRLTHGERKHKCPFPGCTKSFTRPDQLKRHQRTTHKQEPSSALPSPSPDHFTMTPFTLVQ, encoded by the exons ATGGTGTCCCAAACCCAACAAGGCGATTTCTGCCTTGAATGCAACTGGGAAGCCTTCCACATTGACGGTAAGGCGGCGGTAGATCCACCCGGTAAAGCTCTTCAACATCGTTGGAACTGTTCAAGTCATGAAACCCAAACACCGCTGCCCCATTCTGAGGTCGATGAGGCCTGCTGTGATGTAGACGACTGCGCGCTAGACTGCGGGTCCATGTGTGGCGGCTTTACCGGCTGTGACACTTCCACTGTCTGCTCAGTTACTCACTGCGAGGATGGCAACTGCGATGATGACAACTGTCACGATCACCACTGCAACGATACTCATTGTGATGCCAACCACTGCAAAGATAACTGCGAGGTCAACCACTGTGATAGTATTGACCCTCTGTGCTTCGAGGACCACTGCTGCGAAGGTCCTGCTAGTCAAGATTGTGGGTTTGACGGTCTATTTGGACTCAACTCCTCACTATCGCTAGAGACGGGGGGGTTCCCTTCCATGACAATGGGAAATAATTCCGTGGGTCATACGACAAAGGCCATGCAGCATCCTTTCCCTGGTGTTATCGATCCATTTCAACAGGAAAGCTTCATATCCTCATACCAAACGCATGCCACCCACTGCGATCAGAACGTATCGAACCACTTCGAGTGCCATGATTTTCAGAAAGACTGGCAAGGGATGTTCGTGGCGCCTCCTGTTCCCGCACAGGCCGAAGTCAACCCAGCGGAGGTTTTCCATATGCTGGGTATGTGTTCCGACTTCTCGATATGCCAAGATCAACACGTACCTGAGCCTCCCCAGACCGGTCTCGAAACCTTCGAAAAACCCAAAATCGACACATCAGATGCATTCAACTGCATTAATCCTGAACATCATCACGTCCACAATCATTTCAAAAACCCGAATGATTTCAATCTGcaaaatatccgcaaaggGCCTCACCGCAACCATCACCGTTGTCGAGCTCACCACCATGTTCATTCTCACCCGTATTCCCATTATTCCCGACATTCTCGCTCATGCATCAACTCtcatctcctttccagcCCAGGAGAGACACCACCACCTCTGGAAGTTGACTCCTCATCCGTGCTTACCACACCGGACTTTTCTCCAGCGGACAGCAAGCTGCATATCTGCAAGTGGGCAACGGAAATCCATGGAATCAAGGCTGCTTGCGGTGCTACCTTTGCCGATTGTGGTGCTCTCCAGGAGCACCTCGTTGCCAATCACATGAATACCGTGAACGGTGCCAAGGGCAATGGGTACTACTGCTGCTGGGAAGGATGCCATCGTCCTGACGATCCCTTCTCGCAGAAGTCCAAGCTTCAGGGCCATTTCTTGACACACAGTAACT ACAAGAACTTCTCATGCTCGGTTTGTGGAAAGGCGTTTGCTAGACAGGCGACACTAGACCGGCATGAGCGCAGCCATCGCGGCGACAAACCATATAAATGCAAACACTGCGGTAAATCATTTACAGATAGCAGCGAATTGA AAACACATTCTCGAACCCACACTGGCGAGAAGCCTTTCAAATGCACCTGGCCAGGATGCACCTTCACCACGGGCGAT TCTTCCAATATGTCTAGCCACAGACTTA CACACGGAGAGCGAAAACACAAATGCCCTTTCCCAGGGTGCACCAAGAGTTTTACACGTCCTG ATCAATTGAAACGCCACCAGAGAACAACACATAAACAAGAACCAAGCTCGGCCCTCCCATCACCGAGCCCCGACCACTTCACTATGACCCCATTCACTCTGGTCCAATGA
- a CDS encoding Major facilitator superfamily domain, general substrate transporter, with protein MSALSSIRSARGFSLLRLGGLQFHHVNSSSLMRLYPVSRSLHSLSSTGKVRNSLTSCQLPFSIRSSLPKPTVRTYADRNGSTGKAEADLLVEELQELYEVAKDEFEIATESTDSSTIYAASDRESARDALNQLSAVYSLYTARPGEVENETDESLSEVEEPEESAIVETQYNPAEISQGVKDEVRRRVGHRIRELKNAIEALEERAMED; from the coding sequence ATGTCCGCCCTGTCATCGATTCGATCTGCGCGTGGCTTCTCACTCCTGCGCCTCGGAGGACTACAATTTCACCACGTCAACTCATCCTCCTTAATGCGACTGTATCCCGTCTCTCGCTCATTGCATAGCCTATCCAGCACTGGCAAAGTCCGAAATAGCTTAACATCATGCCAACTTCCATTTTCTATCCGGTCATCGCTCCCCAAACCCACAGTGAGAACCTACGCCGATCGAAACGGATCTACCGGAAAAGCCGAAGCCGATCTCCTGGTCGAGGAATTACAAGAGCTGTACGAAGTTGCTAAAGACGAGTTCGAAATTGCCACTGAGAGCACCGACTCATCAACCATCTATGCTGCTTCGGACCGTGAGTCTGCCCGCGATGCTCTAAACCAGCTGTCCGCTGTGTACAGCCTCTACACTGCTCGTCCTGGGGAAGTTGAGAATGAGACCGACGAGTCATTGTCTGAGGTAGAGGAACCGGAGGAGAGTGCTATTGTTGAGACCCAATACAATCCGGCGGAGATCTCACAGGGTGTCAAGGATGAAGTGCGTAGGCGAGTTGGGCATCGGATTCGGGAGTTGAAGAATGCGATTGAGGCACTTGAGGAGAGGGCTATGGAAGATTAA
- a CDS encoding DEAD/DEAH box RNA helicase, whose product MARHGDTRSPSPVGSTYSSSRRPRREDDRYDRTRRDDGRSYRRSRSPERRYRGRDRPRDRDSYRRRDLPVDRRDEDTYRPARRDRSRERRRDDDHDHRRRSRDRDYRSRRDDSRDRDRRRIDDSADLKPKSRRDDSRDRAPSRRSRSRTREPSKPSTAAPTAQTDEQKKSERLAKLEAWKQKQAAEREKKQQEQSSVDPKKILEEIDRKSIGSQGPASFPGKLKFDPKAIVKSSTATTATSAVLGTDVAVPASVKAPSLTKSTTPSAAPSTPSGPLKAKGNVSGFGLGTRQVAETEKPSAFETLGFGDADEKSTRKKLEKLPTTPLEVGGQVDDAVEEDDVDMQVEGTQEHAAAEARAASERRDTRLQNQTDDVHMEETTSAQADSTPMDVDDAEEIDPLDAFMAELQDSTPPERTIGATFAKKTTHQRPEAMFGDDEDVDVTAVGDEKAEDVLALAAIKKKKREMPDIDHTKIDYEPFRKEFYTEPSNLAEMTEEEVANLRLELDGIKVRGRDVPKPVQKWSQCGLGVQTLDVVHKLGWENLTSIQAQAIPTIMSGRDVIGVAKTGSGKTGAFLVPMFRHIKDQRPLASTDGPIGMILSPTRELATQIHKDCKPFLKALGLRAVCAYGGAPIKDQIAELKRGAEIIVCTAGRLIDLLAANQGRVLNLRRITYVVLDEGDRMFDMGFGPQVVKIMASIRPDRQTVLFSATFPKSMEALARKTLNEPVEITVGGKSVVAPEITQIVEVRNNDQKFFRLLELLGNLYEDDANEDYRTLIFVDRQEAADDLLKQLMYKGYPCMSIHGGKDQIDRDSTIQEFKAGIFPILVATSVAARGLDVKQLKLVVNYDAPNHLEDYVHRAGRTGRAGNTGTAVTFVTEEQDRYALDIAKALRQSGQEVPEPLQKLVDGFNEKVKSGKEKNFSRHGFGGKGLDRLNMERETARLRERKAYKTGDDMDDEEDKLETEQESDDRFNKALSAVRSAAEPPVPAATASVSMPGVPKGVDLDGKIVVHRTERAPANVSKNPLDKVGSAVADIHARLSRAGVMRSGVPIDNRGPDAGAFHATLEINDFPQKARWAVTNRTNVAKILEASGTSITTKGNFYAAGKEPGPGELPKLYILVEGETEISVTTAIHELRRLLKDATLAASEGEARAPVGGRYNVL is encoded by the exons ATGGCTCGCCACGGAGATACTCGCTCACCATCACCTGTAGGCAGCACATATTCTTCATCCCGGCGGCCTCGCAGAGAGGATGATCGCTATGACAGAACTAGGCGGGATGATGGGCGCAGTTACCGCAGATCCCGCAGCCCAGAG AGAAGATACCGCGGGCGCGATCGCCCTCGCGATAGAGATTCATACCGACGACGAGACCTCCCCGTAGACCGGCGCGACGAAGATACTTATCGTCCAGCTAGAAGAGATCGATCCCGAGAACGGCGACGAGATGACGACCATGATCACCGCCGCAGAAGTCGTGATAGGGATTACCGTTCCAGGCGAGATGACTCCCGCGATCGGGATCGCAGGCGGATAGATGATTCTGCTGACTTGAAGCCCAAGTCTAGACGGGATGACAGCCGTGATCGTGCTCCGAGCCGACGGTCCAGGTCAAGAACTCGAGAG CCATCAAAGCCGTCCACGGCGGCCCCCACTGCCCAAACAGACGAGCAAAAGAAATCAGAGAGACTTGCCAAGCTTGAAGCATGGAAACAGAAACAAGCCGCGGAACGCGAGAAGAAGCAACAAGAACAGTCATCAGTTGATCCCAAAAAGATTCTCGAGGAGATTGACCGCAAATCAATTGGGTCTCAAGGTCCTGCCTCATTTCCCGGAAAGTTGAAGTTTGATCCAAAGGCCATCGTCAAATCATCAACCGCGACCACAGCTACTTCCGCCGTGCTTGGTACAGATGTTGCCGTCCCGGCGTCTGTCAAGGCTCCATCATTGACAAAATCCACTACACCTAGTGCTGCGCCCTCTACGCCCTCTGGTCCTTTGAAAGCCAAAGGTAATGTCAGCGGATTTGGCCTGGGCACTAGACAAGTTGCTGAAACAGAGAAACCTTCTGCATTTGAAACTCTGGGCTTTGGGGATGCAGATGAGAAATCAACACGCAAGAAACTTGAAAAATTGCCGACCACGCCTCTCGAGGTGGGTGGGCAGGTGGACGATGCCGTGGAAGAAGACGATGTAGACATGCAAGTTGAAGGAACCCAAGAACACGCAGCAGCCGAAGCGCGTGCTGCAAGTGAACGACGAGATACAAGACTCCAGAATCAAACCGATGATGTCCATATGGAGGAGACGACCAGCGCACAGGCCGATTCTACCCCCATGGACGTTGACGATGCCGAAGAAATTGATCCCCTGGATGCATTCATGGCTGAACTCCAAGACTCGACGCCGCCTGAACGGACAATTGGGGCCACGTTTGCCAAGAAGACCACACATCAACGGCCTGAGGCGATGTTTGGcgacgatgaggatgtgGATGTGACTGCAGTTGGTGACGAGAAAGCTGAAGATGTACTCGCCCTGGCGgcaataaaaaaaaagaagcggGAGATGCCTGATATCGACCACACAAAGATCGATTATGAGCCATTCCGCAAGGAATTTTACACTGAACCGTCCAACCTCGCCGAGATGACCGAGGAGGAGGTAGCAAACTTGCGACTTGAACTGGATGGCATCAAGGTGCGCGGTCGCGACGTCCCTAAGCCTGTTCAAAAGTGGTCGCAATGCGGTCTGGGAGTTCAGACATTAGATGTTGTTCACAAACTCGGGTGGGAAAACCTCACATCCATTCAAGCGCAAGCAATCCCCACGATTATGTCCGGTCGCGATGTCATCGGCGTAGCAAAAACTGGCTCAGGAAAGACCGGCGCTTTCCTGGTTCCGATGTTCCGACACATCAAAGATCAACGACCCTTGGCTAGTACAGACGGCCCCATCGGTATGATCCTGTCACCCACCCGTGAACTGGCCACCCAAATTCATAAAGACTGCAAGCCTTTCTTGAAGGCCTTGGGTCTGCGTGCTGTCTGCGCGTATGGCGGAGCCCCGATCAAAGACCAAATTGCCGAGCTGAAACGAGGTGCTGAAATTATTGTATGCACGGCTGGTCGTCTCATCGATCTGCTCGCCGCAAATCAAGGACGGGTCCTCAATCTACGCCGCATCACGTATGTCGTTCTCGACGAGGGGGACCGCATGTTCGATATGGGCTTTGGACCACAAGTTGTGAAGATCATGGCTAGCATCCGACCGGACAGGCAGACTGTCCTTTTTTCGGCCACATTCCCAAAGAGCATGGAAGCATTGGCCCGGAAAACTTTGAACGAGCCAGTGGAGATCACAGTAGGTGGCAAGAGTGTTGTGGCTCCAGAGATCACCCAAATTGTTGAGGTCCGTAACAATGACCAGAAATTCTTCCGCCTTTTGGAGCTCCTGGGAAATCTGTATGAAGATGACGCGAATGAAGACTATCGCACGTTGATTTTCGTGGACCGTCAAGAGGCCGCTGATGACTTACTCAAGCAATTGATGTACAAGGGGTATCCGTGCATGTCGATTCACGGCGGAAAAGATCAGATCGATCGTGATAGCACCATTCAAGAATTTAAGGCAGGCATTTTCCCTATCCTGGTTGCAACGTCAGTTGCTGCTCGTGGGTTGGATGTCAAGCAGCTCAAGCTCGTTGTCAACTATGATGCACCTAACCACCTGGAGGATTATGTCCATCGTGCCGGCCGCACTGGACGGGCTGGCAACACTGGAACCGCCGTCACGTTCGTCACCGAGGAACAGGATAGGTATGCGTTGGATATTGCAAAGGCTCTCAGGCAAAGTGGACAGGAAGTCCCTGAGCCTCTCCAAAAGCTAGTTGATGGGTTCAATGAGAAGGTCAAGTCTGGTAAGGAAAAGAATTTCTCGCGCCATGGATTCGGGGGTAAAGGGTTGGACCGTCTTAATATGGAACGTGAAACTGCGCGACTTCGTGAGCGGAAAGCATACAAAACTGGCGATGACATGGACGATGAGGAAGATAAACTTGAGACCGAGCAAGAGTCAGATGATCGATTCAACAAGGCTCTTTCAGCTGTCCGATCTGCTGCTGAGCCCCCTGTACCAGCAGCTACAGCTTCAGTCTCCATGCCGGGTGTGCCGAAAGGCGTTGACCTTGATGGCAAGATCGTTGTGCATCGTACAGAGAGAGCACCGGCGAACGTATCAAAGAACCCGTTGGACAAGGTGGGCTCTGCCGTTGCAGATATTCACGCACGTTTGAGCCGCGCAGGTGTGATGAGATCGGGTGTACCTATTGATAACCGTGGGCCTGATGCCGGAGCGTTCCATGCAACGCTGGAAATTAACGATTTCCCTC AAAAAGCACGTTGGGCCGTTACAAACCGCACGAACGTGGCCAAGATCCTGGAAGCATCCGGAACCTCCATCACCACAAAAGGCAATTTCTATGCCGCTGGGAAGGAACCTGGCCCCGGGGAACTTCCCAAGCTGTACATTCTGGTGGAGGGTGAGACGGAGATCTCAGTCACCACCGCCATACACGAGCTTAGACGCCTGCTAAAGGACGCTACACTGGCAGCCTCAGAGGGTGAGGCGCGCGCACCAGTGGGTGGCCGCTACAATGTTCTTTAG